One window from the genome of Cryptococcus deuterogattii R265 chromosome 10, complete sequence encodes:
- a CDS encoding ATPase, translating into MVPEGDINLHLDLKCKGAPLAESSTPQKVFDLTNSPPHSKTQPSTSQASQSTNPGSSQRPKASQATLDGRRSSAGVDGKKNIAPVFQTQLAGSKRKAEGNEIKMIGGDGYGGGKGEKQPRVNPLAAAQPMAERSRPLEISQYIGQSDIVGPGSLLRVQIEAGKLIGSCILWGPPGCGKTTLARLIAKSSGAGFKELSATSSGTQDVRQVFEKAKNGLQMTGRRTVLMIDEIHRFNRAQQDLLLPYVEKGWIQLIGATTENPSFKVNGALLSRCQVFTLHAHSPESLQIILRNAVQTISESELIPYHPPELIPFLADVADGDARQALNGLELALRTCQTMDEAARAEKAQGAKFVGGEKVKQERQKDVFDAAVEEAEEEDWKKKRDEEIMDAVRRGLQKGYNRTGEERYDMISALHKCLRGSDGSAAMYWLARMITGGEDPLYIARRLIVVASEDVGLADNHALPLAMATYQACQTIGLPECRINLAHCVAYLAEAPKSTRSYKAYGAAERLATMPPLPGVPLQIRNAPTQLMKKLGYGKEYAYNPDYGHPVHNDYLPESLLQHSSHSRDPSQHILKTADQFEADKKWDEKHLDEWERVVNDGVAWEGRYERYGEI; encoded by the exons ATGGTCCCCGAGGGCGACATCAACCTCCATCTCGATCTCAAATGTAAAGGCGCTCCACTAGCTGAATCATCTACTCCTCAAAAAGTATTCGATCTCACAAATTCACCACCACATTCGAAAACCCAACCGTCAACCTCCCAAGCCTCTCAATCGACCAATCCAGGAAGTAGTCAAAGACCAAAAGCTAGCCAAGCAACTTTGGATGGCCGGAGGTCATCCGCAGGGgttgatggaaagaagaatatAGCACCGGTTTTTCAAACGCAGCTAGCTGGAAGTAAGAGGAAAGCGGAAGGGAATGAAATCAAAATGATTGGTGGTGATGGGTATGGAGGGGGTAAAGGGGAGAAGCAGCCGCGGGTCAATCCCTTAGCTGCTGCTCAACC CATGGCAGAACGATCAAGACCTTTAGAAATATCACAGTATATTGGACAGTCAGATATCGTCGGCCCAGGAAGTCTATTGCGGGTTCAGATAGAAGCGGGCAAGCTGATTGGAAGTTGTATACTATGGGGGCCGCCAGGTTGTGGGAAAAC GACTTTGGCCAGGCTGATTGCAAAGTCTTCTGGCGCAGGCTTCAAAGAGCTTTCCGCGACAAG TTCCGGGACTCAAGATGTTCGGCAAGTCTTtgaaaaggccaagaaTGGACTGCAGATGACTGGGAG ACGGACTGTCTTAATGATCGACGAGATACATCG ATTTAACCGTGCCCAACAAGATTTGTTACTTCCTTATGTTGAAAAAGGTTGGATTCAGCTTATTGGAGCCACCACAGAAAACCCCTCATTCAAGGTCAATGGTGCTTTGCTTAGTAGATGTCA AGTGTTTACATTACACGCTCATTCTCCTGAATCCCTTCAAATCATTTTACGCAATGCCGTGCAAACCATCTCTGAATCCGAACTCATCCCTTATCACCCACCAGAActcatccctttccttGCAGATGTCGCAGATGGTGATGCCCGTCAAGCACTTAACGGTCTAGAGCTCGCTCTGCGTACATGTCAAACAATGGACGAGGCTGCCCGTGCGGAAAAAGCACAAGGGGCCAAATTCGTAGGCGGTGAGAAGGTGAAACAAGAGCGGCAAAAGGACGTGTTCGATGCTGCGGTcgaggaggcggaggaggaggattggaagaagaagagggatgaagagattatGGATGCTGTGAGGCGAGGATTACAGAAAGGGTATAATAGGacgggagaagagagatacGATATGATTTCGGCGCTGCACAAGTGCTTGAGAGGATCGGATGGAAGTGCAGCAATGTACTGGCTGGCTAG GATGATTACTGGTGGGGAAGATCCGTTATACATAGCCAGAAGATTGATCGTAGTGGCGAGTGAGGACGTAGGCTTGGCAGATAACCATGCGTTGCCTCTGGCTATGGCTACATATCAGGCTTGTCAAACGATCGGTTTGCCTGAATGTCGAATCAATCTTGCT CATTGCGTCGCATATCTGGCTGAAGCTCCTAAATCAACAAGATCATATAAGGCTTATGGCGCA GCAGAACGGTTGGCAACTATGCCCCCTTTACCTGGCGTTCCCTTACAGATACGCAATGCCCCTACCCAGCTCATGAAGAAATTAGGGTACGGGAAGGAATATGCGTACAACCCAGATTATGGTCATCCAGTACATAAT GACTACTTACCTGAATCCCTTCTGCAACATTCTTCGCACTCTCGTGACCCAAGTCAACATATTCTCAAGACAGCGGACCAGTTTGAGGCGGATAAGAAGTGGGATGAGAAGCATCTTGATGAGTGGGAGAGGGTAGTCAACGATGGTGTAGCTTGGGAAGGGAGATATGAACGATATGGCGAGATATAA
- a CDS encoding cation antiporter: MSLGSLGPFRTSIIGLTGSLLATSQLTTIRSFGPLLPLILASGYALTQQIMSENFQAVITSLVFALTTFVVQGQFFEPKSAGGRETVNGRHSLYRIIISSSLATVSVITLYFMDFIPIPFPVSSTTSQRFGSFVAAFLVSNIPLSFGQKPPSSAGLLLKTWRDKVTFLISIPILQFFALHPIPTAVDVIVLLPLSVFSIWAVSVANAQPELAPLWTFPGHNLSTAKHSWSFLSLVPAGWRPHLQTIISTPTSSRIFYFLLLNLAYMGVQMVYGVFTNSLGLISDAIHMLFDCLGLAVGLWASVAAMWKPDGRYTFGYSRVETLSGFANGCFLILISVFIIFEAIQRVYNPPEMETHQLLLVSGIGLAINLWGMWATGGHHHHGHSHGHDHRHIHAAPKMEMPKQGAHKDDGAHKHEDHDHHHKSSASSQVSPRPASKLQKRKSTGHLKDSGPKLITPQKTSNGHSHAHEHEHNHDEHCSHDHEDHSHSHDHYHHKSTHNHATHNHVHAHEDDYDHAHAHGHGHDHDYGHDHAHSHNMRGVFLHVLADTLGSVGVIISTILIRFTGWTGFDPIASLFIAALIMASVIPLVIDSGRILCLDVGEEKESEIRSALAELSSVDGLASYAAPRFWPRCEGEIVGSIHIQLAPSSSSFDPTRLSTPPNISRPCKSDNAIYANAAKVVGRVEKVLKKRIKGLTELVVQVEGSEERSFCTCMTGGDQ; the protein is encoded by the exons atgtCTCTGGGCTCCTTAGGTCCATTCAG GACCTCTATAATAGGTCTAACTGGCAGCTTGTTAGCAACATCGCAGCTCACAACTATCCGATCA TTTGGACCTTTACTGCCTCTGATACTAGCCTCTGGCTATGCTCTTACCCAACAAATTATGTCGGAAAATT TCCAAGCAGTCATCACCAGCTTAGTATTCGCATTAACCACATTCGTCGTCCAGGGTCAGTTCTTCGAACCCAAGTCAGCTGGCGGTAGAGAGACCGTAAATGGAAGGCACAGTTTGTATAGGATCATtatatcttcttcccttgctACTGTATCAGTTATCACGCTCTACTTCATG GACTTCATACCTATACCTTTTCCTGTATCATCGACTACCTCACAACGCTTTGGTTCCTTCGTCGCTGCTTTCCTCGTCAGCAATATTCCCCTGTCGTTTGGTCAGaaacctccttccagcGCCGGTCTTCTACTCAAAACATGGCGCGACAAGGTGACCTTTTTAATTTCTATTCCTATCCTCCAGTTCTTCGCTTTACACCCTATACCGACCGCTGTCGATGTTATTGTCCTTTTGCCTCTTTCGGTTTTCAGCATTTGGGCGGTGTCAGTGGCCAATGCACAACCTGAACTCGCACCCTTG TGGACGTTCCCCGGTCATAATCTCTCCACTGCCAAGCATTCGTGGTCTTTCCTCTCACTTGTACCTGCCGGATGGCGccctcatcttcagacGATCATCAGCACTCCGACTTCATCGCGCATATTCtactttcttctcctcaacttGGCTTATATGGGTGTACAAATGGTCTATGGAGTATTTACCAATTCTTTGGGTCTCATCTCTGACG CCATCCATATGCTGTTTGACTGTCTTGGTTTGGCAGTAGGATTATGGGCTTCTGTGGCAGCGATGTGGAAACCCGATGGTCGATACACTTTTGGTTATTCCCGTGTTGAAACTCTCAGTGGATTTGCAAATGGGTGTTTTCTTATTCTCATTTCAGTTTTCATTATCTTTGAAGCTATACAGCGAGT GTACAACCCGCCGGAAATGGAGACTCACCAATTACTGCTCGTGTCGGGGATAGGACTGGCCATCAATTTGTGGGGCATGTGGGCTACCGGAgggcatcatcatcatgggCATAGCCACGGACATGATCACCGCCATATACACGCTGCACCCAAAATG GAGATGCCCAAACAAGGAGCACACAAAGACGACGGCGCTCACAAACATGAAGATCATGACCATCACCACAAATCTAGCGCC TCATCACAAGTCAGTCCTCGTCCGGCATCCAAACTCCAAAAACGCAAATCCACTGGTCACCTCAAGGACTCTGGTCCAAAACTAATAACCCCGCAGAAGACGAGTAATGGGCATAGTCATGCGCACGAACATGAGCATAATCATGATGAGCATTGCTCACATGACCATGAAGACCATTCA CACTCTCATGATCACTATCACCATAAATCGACCCACAATCATGCTACGCACAACCACGTCCATGCTCATGAAGACGACTATGATCACGCACACGCTCATGGTCACGGGCACGACCATGACTACGGGCATGATCATGCTCATAGCCATAACATGCGAGGCGTGTTTTTGCATGTTTTAGCC GATACACTCGGTAGCGTGGGCGTCATCATCTCAACTATCCTCATTCGTTTTACAGGCTGGACCGGCTTTGACCCTATCGCTAGTTTATTCATTGCTGCCCTTATCATGGCGAGTGTCATCCCGCTAGTCATTGATTCGGGCAGGATCTTGTGCTTGGacgttggagaagaaaaggaaagtgAAATCCGGAGCGCATTGGCCGAG CTATCTTCCGTGGATGGCTTAGCCAGTTATGCCGCACCTCGCTTCTGGCCTCGATGTGAGGGAGAAATCGTCGGCTCGATCCATATTCAACTCgcgccttcttcgtcgtctttTGATCCTACCCGATTATCCACACCTCCAAACATTTCACGGCCTTGTAAGAGTGATAATGCAATCTATGCCAACGCTGCAAAAGTAGTGGGGAGAGTGGAAAAGGtgctgaagaagcggaTAAAAGGTTTGACGGAACTTGTTGTACAGGTTGAAGGGAGTGAAGAGCGGTCGTTTTGTACGTGCATGACTGGTGGGGATCAATAG
- a CDS encoding LRP16 family protein gives MPTSTSPADIPTLSQLYHDDLTNTTIVKPSSSKYAFKKQLNDRISIWRGDITKLEADMIVNAANSSLLGGGGVDGAIHRAAGKQLLAECKTLGGAQTGQTKFTNGYNLPSAKIAHTVGPVYTSYAPQRAAQLLKSCYKTSLEGCRDSGGGVIGFSSISTGVYGYPIRDATHIALETTRQFLEQDDTITRVIYVVFSKRDEDVYREIVPEYFPPDPAHGDGSG, from the exons ATGccaacctccacttccccaGCCGACATTCCCACCCTTTCCCAGCTCTACCATGACGATCTCACGAATACAACAATCGTCAAGCCGTCGTCGTCCAAGTATGCGTTCAAGAAACAGTTGAACGATAGGATCTCCATCTGGAGAGGAGATATCACTAAACTCGAG GCCGATATGATCGTCAACGCTGCCAACTCTTCACTCCTCGGCGGAGGCGGCGTCGACGGTGCAATCCACCGCGCTGCAGGTAAACAATTGCTCGCGGAATGTAAAACGTTGGGTGGGGCCCAAACGGGGCAGACAAAGTTTACCAACGGCTACAAC CTGCCGAGCGCGAAAATCGCACATACCGTCGGACCAGTGTACACCTCTTACGCACCACAACGTGCGGCCCAGCTGTTGAAAAGCTGTTACAAAACCTCGTTGGAGGGGTGTCGGGATTCGGGAGGAGGAGTGATTGGGTTTAGCAGTATCTCCACTGGTGTCT ATGGATACCCGATCAGAGATGCAACGCATATCGCACTCGAGACGACTCGTCAATTCCTAGAACAAGACGATACC ATTACAAGAGTAATCTATGTGGTGTTTTCGaaaagggatgaagatgtttaTCGGGAGATTGTTCCCGAGTATTTCCCTCCTGACCCGGCGCACGGAGATGGGAGTGGATGA